A region of the Arenibacter antarcticus genome:
AGTTCCTCGTCTACCTTAGGCATTTCCCTGTTGTTGTCCTGCATATAAAAGTTCTCTGTCTTTTGCAGTAACTGTTTAACACCTTCTTCACTTAGGAATTTGATCAAGGCCTTGGTTTTTGGTAAGCCTCTGAATACTCTTAACAGTAGGAATCCGCCTTCTTTGGTATTTCCCTCTAAAATTAATTTCTTGGCTTCTGCCAAAACTCCGGTCAGATATGCCTTTTGTTTATTTACGATATCGCCAACTTTCGGCTTAAGTTCATTAAATTCATGACGATCTCCCTCGGGAACAGGACCAGAAATGATCAAAGGGGTACGTGCATCATCCACAAGAACGGAATCCACCTCATCCACAATGGCATAATTATGCGGTCTTTGAACTAGGTCCGATGGAGTATGGGCCATATTGTCCCTTAAATAATCAAAACCAAATTCGTTGTTAGTGCCATAGGTAATATCCGCATTATAGGCCGATCTTCTACCGTCGGAATTGGGCTGATGCTTATCGATACAGTCTACGGAAAGCCCATGAAATTCAAATATAGGGGCCATCCAGGCGCTATCCCTTTTTGCTAAATAGTCGTTTACGGTAACTAAATGAGCACCATTCCCACTAAGGGCGTTGAGATAAAGGGGTAGAGTAGCCACTAAGGTTTTACCTTCCCCAGTATGCATTTCTGCAATCTTGCCCTGATGTAGCGCTATCCCTCCAATTAATTGAACGTCATAATGGACCATGTCCCAAGTAACTTCCTTTCCCGCTGCATCCCAAGAGTTTCTCCAAATGGCCTGATCCTCGCTTAGGGTGACATAATCCTTGGAACCTGACAATTGTCTGTCATATTCGGATGCAGTTACCGTTATGGTCTCATTGTTTGCAAATCGTTTTGCGGTTTCTTTGACTACGGCAAATGCTTCGGGAAGAATGTCACTGAGTATTGCCTCAGAAGTGGTGTATATTTCCTCTTTTAATTTGTCGATTTCCCCATACAGATCCTCGTTCTTATCAATGTCCGTGGAAATTTTAACCTCGTCCATAAGCTTGTTTACCTGCTCTTGGTTTACTTTAGATGCCTCCTTTATTTTGATTCTAAAATAATTGGTCTTTTCGCGAAGCTCATCATGCGATAGTTTTTCCAATTCTGATTCAAAGGACTTTACTTGATCTACTATAGGTTGAAGATTTTTTACGTCTTTCTGGGACTTATCGCCTACAAATGCCTTTATAATGGAATTTAAAAAATTCATAATATATACTGTTATTAATGAAAAACCCTGTAGAAGGTTTTCGAATTTGCACTGGATTCACCAAGCACAATATGTTTTTATTACTAGGTTTGGATGTAAGAATAAATAATTTCAAAATTACGTAAAAAAAAAGCCTCTGATGAGACTTTTGTGTTGTAATTCCGTTAATATTTTAATACTCGTCCTCGTTCCAAAGATAATCTTCTTCTGTAGGGTAGTCTGGCCAAATTTCTTCAATTGACTCATATATCTCCCCACCCTCTTCTTCCATGGATTGTAGATTTTCTACAACCTCCAAAGGAGCGCCGGTTCTAATAGAGTAATCTATCAATTCGTCTTTGGTCGCTGGCCAAGGCGCATCGCTCAAATAGGATGCTAATTCTAATGTCCAATACATCGCAATTGTGTGTTATAATTTTTGCAAAAGTAATTTTTAAAATGTAATAGCCAAATGATTTTCCGTAAAATATAATTATTTTATTAACATTAAGTTATTTTCACTCTTTTTTTTTAAAAATTTGATGCGTTTTAACGATCATTTTTGTTGGGAATCCACTTAACCTCCTCTACCTTAAGGAATTGTGATAAATTTCGTGCCAATACAAATAAATAATCTGAAAGTCGGTTAATATAGGCCAATATATTTGGGTCTACGGAGGATGATTGGTTGAGTTGAGACACCAGACGTTCTGCCCTTCGGCAAATAGTCCTAGAAATGTGACAATAAGACACGGTTGGATGTCCACCTGGAAGTATAAAATTGGTCATGGGTGCCAAGTTTTGCTCCATTCGATCAATTTCTTTTTCTAATAATTCCAGATCGCTGGGGTCTATTTTAGGAATGTTTAAGCGGTCTTTTCCGTTTTTTAGTTTTTCTTTTTTTGGATCTACAGCCAACAAAGCGCCTATGGTAAAGAGTTTATCTTGAATAGTCTCCAAGACTTTCTCGGAGAAGGGATCTATCTTTTGGTCCTTGATTAAGCCTATCCATGAATTTAATTCGTCAATGGTACCGTAGCTCTCTATTCGGATATGATGCTTGGGAACACGGGTACCCCCAAATAGTCCTGTAGTACCATCGTCCCCAGTTTTGGTGTATATTTTCATTTTTTCATTTTTGATATTGAGTAGATTGAAAATGTCCTTAAAAAGCAAAGGCAATGTTAACTATTGATGCATGTCTAAAATAAGGATTGCATCTATCATGATGGAGCCGTTGGTGTGTAAAGCAATGGATGCTAGTTGCTCATATTTAAACACAGCGCTCAGGATTCCTTGTCATTCT
Encoded here:
- a CDS encoding cob(I)yrinic acid a,c-diamide adenosyltransferase; its protein translation is MKIYTKTGDDGTTGLFGGTRVPKHHIRIESYGTIDELNSWIGLIKDQKIDPFSEKVLETIQDKLFTIGALLAVDPKKEKLKNGKDRLNIPKIDPSDLELLEKEIDRMEQNLAPMTNFILPGGHPTVSYCHISRTICRRAERLVSQLNQSSSVDPNILAYINRLSDYLFVLARNLSQFLKVEEVKWIPNKNDR
- a CDS encoding DUF2795 domain-containing protein; translation: MYWTLELASYLSDAPWPATKDELIDYSIRTGAPLEVVENLQSMEEEGGEIYESIEEIWPDYPTEEDYLWNEDEY